A genomic segment from Microcella flavibacter encodes:
- a CDS encoding zinc-binding dehydrogenase, with protein MTPSNRAVVAHAADDLRIETRPEPHAASDEAVIAIAFGGVCGSDLHYWRHGAAGESILRAPMVLGHEVVGVVQHAAADGSGPAVGTAVAVHPATELPGDGSRYPADRPNLAPGGTYLGSAARVPHTEGAFADRVALPSRMLRPLPQGLSLRAAAVIEPASVAWHAVARAGEVTGRHALVVGAGPIGALIVAVLRRAGAAHITVVDLVPRALDAALALGADAALLADDAEAIAAVDADVSFESSGNHRGLASAVRGTTRGGTVVMVGLLPSGEQPALISLAITRELELRGSFRFAGEIDAVVAALADGSLDAAGVVTHEFDADDALEAFAVAADPARSGKVLLRFAGAGQL; from the coding sequence ATGACCCCGAGCAACCGCGCCGTCGTCGCCCATGCGGCCGACGACCTTCGCATCGAGACGCGTCCCGAACCCCATGCGGCGTCGGACGAGGCCGTGATCGCGATCGCGTTCGGCGGAGTCTGCGGCAGCGACCTGCATTACTGGCGCCACGGCGCCGCGGGGGAGTCGATCCTGCGCGCGCCCATGGTGCTGGGCCACGAGGTGGTCGGGGTGGTGCAGCACGCGGCCGCCGACGGGTCCGGCCCCGCCGTCGGAACGGCCGTCGCCGTTCATCCCGCGACCGAGCTGCCCGGCGACGGCTCGCGCTACCCCGCCGATCGGCCGAACCTCGCGCCCGGCGGCACCTACCTCGGCAGTGCGGCCCGCGTGCCCCACACCGAGGGGGCCTTCGCCGACCGGGTCGCGCTGCCCAGCCGCATGCTCCGTCCGCTGCCGCAGGGCCTGTCCCTGCGCGCCGCCGCCGTGATCGAGCCCGCGAGCGTGGCGTGGCACGCGGTCGCGCGCGCCGGCGAGGTCACGGGCCGGCACGCGCTCGTCGTCGGGGCGGGCCCGATCGGCGCGCTCATCGTGGCGGTGCTTCGCCGGGCGGGCGCGGCGCACATCACGGTCGTCGACCTGGTGCCGCGGGCGCTGGATGCCGCGCTCGCGCTCGGCGCCGATGCGGCGCTGCTCGCCGACGACGCCGAGGCGATCGCCGCCGTCGACGCCGACGTGAGCTTCGAGTCGAGCGGCAACCACCGGGGCCTCGCCTCGGCCGTGCGCGGCACGACGCGCGGCGGCACGGTCGTCATGGTCGGCTTGCTGCCCTCGGGCGAGCAGCCCGCCCTCATCTCCCTCGCGATCACCCGTGAGCTCGAGCTGCGCGGGTCGTTCCGATTCGCGGGCGAGATCGACGCGGTCGTGGCGGCCCTCGCGGACGGCTCGCTCGACGCCGCGGGCGTGGTCACCCACGAGTTCGACGCCGACGACGCGCTCGAGGCCTTCGCGGTCGCCGCGGATCCCGCCCGCTCGGGCAAGGTGCTGCTGCGATTCGCCGGGGCGGGGCAGCTCTAG
- a CDS encoding FadR/GntR family transcriptional regulator, with product MPSSLHRRLLDDLGSSIVAGRLARGEVVQAGELAQRYEVSLSVVREVIRALQTNGLVESVKRLGVRVLGAERWNVYSADVIRWRLDGPDRAVQLRSLTELRAAVEPLAADLAARHAPAAVREELMTIAARMRELGRAGDLEGFLELDIAFHALVLRGSGNEMLAALDGAVAAVLRGRTEHGLMPTHPHEEALQWHVDVADGVQAGRPERAADAMRSILGRTADEVAPIWDGTERAAR from the coding sequence ATGCCGTCGAGCCTCCACCGCCGCCTGCTCGACGACCTCGGATCCTCCATCGTCGCCGGGCGGCTCGCCCGCGGCGAGGTCGTGCAGGCCGGGGAGCTCGCGCAGCGCTACGAGGTGAGCCTGTCGGTCGTGCGCGAGGTCATCCGGGCCCTGCAGACGAACGGCCTCGTCGAGTCGGTCAAGCGGCTGGGCGTGCGCGTGCTCGGTGCCGAGCGGTGGAACGTGTACTCGGCCGACGTCATCCGCTGGCGCCTCGACGGCCCCGATCGCGCCGTGCAGCTGCGCTCCCTGACCGAGCTGCGGGCGGCGGTCGAGCCCCTCGCCGCGGATCTCGCCGCGCGCCACGCCCCCGCCGCCGTGCGCGAGGAGCTCATGACCATCGCCGCCCGCATGCGCGAGCTCGGGCGCGCCGGGGATCTCGAGGGCTTCCTCGAGCTCGACATCGCCTTCCACGCCCTCGTGCTGCGCGGATCGGGCAACGAGATGCTGGCCGCGCTCGACGGCGCCGTCGCCGCCGTGCTGCGCGGCCGCACCGAGCACGGCCTCATGCCGACGCACCCGCACGAGGAGGCCCTGCAGTGGCACGTCGACGTGGCCGACGGCGTGCAGGCCGGGCGGCCGGAGCGGGCCGCCGACGCCATGCGCTCCATCCTCGGCCGCACCGCCGACGAGGTCGCGCCGATCTGGGACGGTACGGAGCGCGCGGCCCGCTGA
- a CDS encoding gluconokinase, giving the protein MPGSRPPLVLMGVSAAGKTVVGREAAALAGIPFLDADDLHPRANVEKMARGIPLDDADRAPWLDAVGGELRAAAPCIVACSALTRAYRARLRGLAPGTIFALLDVPRAVLEQRIAKREGHYMPPSLLDSQLATLEAPGEGERIVVLDGERTIAELAEQVAALMAEAPDAPQPPDAPGAPVG; this is encoded by the coding sequence ATGCCCGGCTCCCGTCCCCCGCTCGTGCTCATGGGCGTCTCCGCCGCCGGCAAGACGGTCGTCGGCCGGGAGGCCGCCGCGCTGGCGGGCATCCCCTTCCTCGACGCCGACGACCTGCACCCGCGCGCCAACGTCGAGAAGATGGCCCGCGGCATCCCGCTCGACGATGCGGACCGCGCGCCCTGGCTCGACGCCGTCGGCGGCGAGCTGCGGGCGGCGGCGCCGTGCATCGTGGCGTGCAGCGCGCTGACCCGGGCCTACCGGGCCCGGCTGCGCGGGCTCGCGCCCGGCACGATCTTCGCCCTGCTCGACGTGCCCCGCGCCGTGCTCGAGCAGCGCATCGCGAAGCGCGAGGGGCACTACATGCCGCCGAGCCTGCTCGACTCGCAGCTGGCGACCCTCGAGGCGCCGGGCGAGGGCGAGCGCATCGTCGTGCTCGACGGGGAGCGCACGATCGCGGAGCTCGCCGAGCAGGTCGCGGCCCTCATGGCCGAGGCGCCCGATGCGCCGCAGCCGCCCGACGCGCCCGGCGCCCCCGTCGGCTAG